A single region of the Winslowiella toletana genome encodes:
- the dapE gene encoding succinyl-diaminopimelate desuccinylase, with protein MFCPVIELTQQLIRRPSLSPDDAGCQAIMIERLQAIGFTIEPMNIDDTLNFWAWRGQGETLAFAGHTDVVPTGDASRWINPPFEPTIRDGMLFGRGTADMKGSLAAMVVAAERFVAANPNHKGRLAFLITSDEEASGTNGTVKVVERLMARKERLDYCLVGEPSSTEVVGDVVKNGRRGSITANLTVHGVQGHVAYPHLADNPVHRALPALNELVATEWDQGNEFFPATSMQIANVQAGTGSNNVIPGELFVQFNFRFSTELTDALIKQRVEELLQRHQLRYTLEWRLSGQPFLTSRGKLVDAVVNAVTHYNEIKPQLLTTGGTSDGRFIARMGAQVVELGPVNATIHKINECVKASDLQLLSRMYQRIMEQLVA; from the coding sequence ATGTTTTGTCCGGTCATTGAGCTGACGCAGCAGCTCATTCGTCGCCCTTCCCTTAGCCCGGATGATGCCGGATGCCAGGCCATCATGATTGAGCGCCTGCAGGCGATTGGTTTCACTATCGAGCCGATGAACATCGACGATACGCTGAATTTTTGGGCATGGCGCGGTCAGGGTGAAACGCTGGCATTTGCTGGCCACACTGATGTTGTGCCGACCGGCGATGCCAGCCGCTGGATTAATCCTCCTTTCGAACCCACTATTCGTGACGGCATGCTGTTTGGTCGCGGCACTGCGGATATGAAAGGGTCACTGGCGGCAATGGTGGTGGCAGCCGAGCGTTTTGTCGCTGCGAATCCGAATCATAAAGGACGTCTGGCGTTTTTAATCACCTCTGATGAAGAAGCCAGCGGCACTAATGGCACCGTCAAAGTGGTCGAAAGACTGATGGCGCGTAAAGAGCGTCTCGACTACTGCCTGGTTGGCGAACCTTCCAGCACCGAAGTCGTGGGTGACGTAGTTAAAAATGGCCGTCGCGGGTCGATCACCGCCAACCTGACGGTGCATGGCGTGCAGGGGCACGTTGCTTATCCGCATCTGGCGGATAATCCGGTGCATCGCGCACTTCCGGCGTTAAACGAGCTGGTCGCCACCGAATGGGATCAGGGTAATGAATTCTTCCCGGCAACCAGCATGCAAATTGCTAATGTGCAGGCAGGAACCGGCAGCAACAATGTGATTCCCGGTGAACTGTTTGTGCAGTTTAACTTCCGCTTCAGCACCGAACTGACCGATGCATTGATTAAACAGCGCGTGGAAGAGCTGCTGCAACGTCATCAGCTGCGCTACACGCTGGAGTGGAGACTTTCAGGTCAACCTTTCCTGACCTCACGCGGTAAGCTGGTTGATGCAGTAGTGAATGCGGTTACGCACTATAATGAAATTAAGCCGCAGTTGCTGACCACCGGTGGCACTTCCGACGGTCGCTTTATCGCCCGGATGGGAGCACAAGTTGTTGAGCTGGGTCCGGTGAATGCCACTATCCACAAAATCAACGAATGTGTGAAGGCTTCCGATCTGCAACTGCTAAGCCGCATGTATCAACGCATTATGGAACAGCTGGTCGCTTAA
- a CDS encoding YpfN family protein: MEWFKEYWWILLIVLMVGVLMNVYKDLKRIDHKKFMENRPKLPPHRDFNDKWDDEDDWPKKK, translated from the coding sequence ATGGAATGGTTCAAAGAGTATTGGTGGATTCTGCTGATCGTACTGATGGTTGGCGTACTGATGAACGTCTACAAAGACCTGAAACGTATCGACCATAAAAAGTTTATGGAAAACAGACCCAAACTGCCACCGCATCGTGATTTTAATGATAAATGGGATGACGAAGACGACTGGCCGAAAAAGAAATAG
- the ypfH gene encoding esterase encodes MKHDYFVVQNPTNTPEQLMLLFHGVGDNPVAMGQIGSWFAEAFPQALVVSIGSPQVSESQAGRQWFDVQSITEQNRQTRVDESMPTFIAGVQHWQQQSGIKPEAKALIGFSQGSIMALEAIKAQPGLAGRVVAFSGRFASLPEQASTLTTVHLIHGEYDETIALQHAESAEQRLSELGGDVTLDIVEDLAHAIDQRSMQLAVDHLRYTVPRRYFDQALSGAKPGDDDVVTLL; translated from the coding sequence ATGAAACACGATTACTTTGTCGTCCAGAATCCCACCAACACCCCTGAACAGCTAATGTTATTATTTCATGGCGTTGGCGATAATCCGGTCGCAATGGGACAAATTGGTAGCTGGTTTGCCGAGGCCTTTCCGCAGGCGCTGGTTGTCAGCATCGGTAGCCCGCAAGTCAGTGAGTCGCAGGCTGGCAGGCAGTGGTTTGATGTACAAAGCATCACTGAACAGAACCGCCAGACGCGGGTCGATGAAAGTATGCCCACGTTTATCGCCGGCGTGCAGCACTGGCAGCAACAGAGCGGGATTAAGCCAGAAGCGAAAGCGCTGATCGGCTTTTCACAGGGAAGTATCATGGCACTGGAGGCGATCAAAGCACAACCGGGTTTAGCCGGAAGAGTGGTTGCGTTCAGTGGACGATTTGCATCGCTGCCCGAACAGGCTTCAACACTGACCACTGTTCATTTGATTCACGGTGAATACGATGAGACGATCGCTCTGCAGCACGCAGAGTCTGCTGAGCAGCGGCTTAGCGAGCTGGGAGGAGATGTCACGCTGGATATTGTTGAAGATCTGGCTCATGCCATCGATCAGCGTAGTATGCAGCTGGCGGTGGATCACTTACGCTATACCGTGCCTCGTCGTTATTTCGATCAGGCACTCAGCGGCGCGAAGCCGGGCGATGATGATGTGGTGACTTTACTTTAA
- a CDS encoding tRNA(Met) cytidine acetyltransferase TmcA, which produces MQQKGVRRLLVISGDDDWCQQQTEQWMQSLAGDWLWVSEIPQSGLCCAPAALRTLLGQEFRHAVFDARAGFYAEAFAALAGTLVAGSWLILLVPEWESWPAKPDNDSLRWNDASGAIAAPQFVTHLQREFLSDADVVLLRQHHPFTLSPLPALPDWQPDGERQQQHILQSLLDAPPGVSVLTAPRGRGKSALAGMLAQRWPGKCWVTAPAKISTAVMAQFAGEAFHFFAPDALLAGCEQQFPADVDWLLIDEAAAIPAPVLQRLISYFPRVLLTTTVQGYEGTGRGFLLKFCASLPDARFWTLDAPLRWAQHDPLERIVDAGLLFDDAASGDVAGEVVFQPLEPADWQTRPQLLTALYQLLASAHYRTSPLDLRRMMDAQGMHFLAAQCQQQVCGALWLVDEGGLPAELADAVWAGKRRPRGNLVAQSLAAHAGLPEAAQLKSRRISRIAITPQQRRQGLGRQMIKHCLTSNRGLDFFSVSFGYTWELWQFWQACGFQLARIGSQREASSGCYTAMAILPLTPAGTALTARAVKRLARDYRWLQQHIDQTIAIDIDPQQSFNTDDWQEVAGFAFASRPFEAAGAALERLLSLSTLALPALRGAITQRLPDAELCQRLALSGRKSLIKRWRQEAGEALFAADPHSAQRWHQRLMLLQ; this is translated from the coding sequence ATGCAGCAGAAAGGCGTGCGCCGCTTGCTGGTAATCAGCGGCGATGACGACTGGTGTCAGCAGCAGACTGAACAGTGGATGCAGTCGTTAGCGGGTGACTGGCTGTGGGTCAGTGAGATACCACAGTCAGGGCTTTGCTGCGCACCCGCCGCATTACGTACGCTGTTGGGGCAGGAGTTTCGCCATGCGGTGTTCGACGCGCGCGCCGGTTTTTATGCGGAAGCGTTCGCTGCACTGGCGGGCACTTTGGTTGCCGGAAGCTGGTTAATTTTATTGGTTCCCGAATGGGAGTCCTGGCCCGCCAAGCCTGATAATGACTCGCTGCGCTGGAATGATGCCTCCGGGGCGATTGCTGCGCCACAGTTCGTCACCCATCTTCAACGGGAGTTTTTAAGCGATGCAGACGTGGTGCTGTTGCGTCAGCACCATCCCTTTACGCTGTCACCGTTGCCAGCACTACCAGACTGGCAGCCGGATGGCGAACGGCAGCAGCAGCACATCTTACAGTCACTGCTTGACGCGCCACCCGGGGTATCAGTACTGACTGCGCCTCGCGGCCGGGGTAAATCAGCGCTGGCGGGGATGCTGGCGCAGCGCTGGCCGGGAAAATGCTGGGTTACCGCACCGGCAAAAATATCCACCGCCGTAATGGCACAGTTTGCCGGAGAAGCGTTTCATTTTTTCGCCCCTGATGCACTACTTGCCGGTTGTGAACAGCAATTTCCGGCTGATGTTGACTGGTTACTGATTGATGAAGCGGCGGCGATTCCGGCACCGGTATTACAGCGTTTAATCAGCTATTTTCCGCGCGTATTACTGACCACCACCGTGCAGGGCTATGAAGGCACCGGGCGCGGTTTTTTATTGAAATTTTGCGCCTCGTTACCGGATGCGCGATTCTGGACGCTCGATGCTCCGCTGCGTTGGGCGCAGCACGATCCGCTGGAACGAATTGTTGATGCCGGTCTGCTGTTTGACGATGCGGCAAGTGGCGATGTGGCAGGTGAAGTGGTTTTTCAGCCGCTTGAGCCTGCTGACTGGCAAACGCGGCCCCAACTGCTCACCGCCCTCTATCAACTGTTAGCCAGTGCTCACTATCGAACATCACCCCTCGACCTGCGCCGGATGATGGATGCGCAGGGGATGCATTTTCTCGCGGCTCAATGTCAGCAGCAGGTGTGCGGCGCGCTTTGGCTGGTGGATGAGGGCGGACTGCCGGCCGAACTGGCGGATGCCGTCTGGGCCGGCAAGCGTCGGCCACGTGGCAACCTGGTTGCTCAGTCGCTGGCGGCGCATGCCGGGCTGCCCGAAGCCGCACAGCTAAAATCGCGCCGCATCAGCCGGATAGCCATCACGCCGCAGCAACGACGGCAGGGGCTGGGTCGTCAAATGATCAAGCATTGCCTGACCAGCAATCGCGGGCTGGATTTTTTCTCGGTCAGTTTTGGTTATACCTGGGAATTATGGCAATTCTGGCAGGCCTGCGGATTTCAGCTGGCACGTATTGGCAGCCAGCGTGAAGCCAGCAGTGGTTGTTATACTGCGATGGCAATACTGCCGCTGACTCCGGCAGGTACAGCGCTGACAGCGCGCGCGGTTAAACGGCTGGCGCGAGACTATCGCTGGCTGCAGCAGCATATCGATCAAACAATCGCTATTGATATCGACCCGCAGCAAAGCTTTAACACGGATGACTGGCAGGAAGTGGCCGGATTCGCTTTCGCCAGCCGCCCATTTGAAGCTGCCGGCGCAGCACTTGAGCGCCTACTCAGCCTGTCGACGCTGGCACTTCCGGCGCTGCGTGGCGCTATCACTCAGCGCTTGCCTGATGCTGAGTTATGCCAGCGGCTGGCGTTATCCGGACGTAAATCATTGATTAAGCGCTGGCGACAGGAAGCGGGCGAGGCATTATTTGCCGCCGATCCGCACTCTGCCCAGCGCTGGCACCAGCGGCTGATGTTGTTGCAATAA
- the ypfJ gene encoding KPN_02809 family neutral zinc metallopeptidase: protein MRWQGRRESDNVEDRRNQSPSMGGGRMRIPRGKGGIALLIIVMVAGYYGYDLTPLLTGGEPATQQSSQQHVSPKDDEAAKFTSVIFATTEDTWQKLFQQMGKEWKSPTLVMYRNQTSTACGTGQSAMGPFYCPADQKVYIDLSFYDEMKNKLGADGDFAQGYVVAHEVGHHVQKLLGIEPKVRQMQQNASQKQANQLSVKMELQADCFAGVWGHYMQQEQVLEPGDLQEALNAAEAIGDDRLQQRSQGRVVPDSFTHGTSEQRYSWFKRGFDSGDPGQCNTFGS from the coding sequence ATGCGTTGGCAAGGGCGTCGCGAAAGCGACAATGTGGAAGATCGCCGTAATCAGTCGCCATCAATGGGTGGTGGCCGCATGCGCATCCCTCGTGGCAAAGGGGGTATTGCGCTGCTGATTATTGTGATGGTCGCCGGCTATTACGGCTATGATCTGACGCCATTATTAACCGGTGGCGAACCTGCAACCCAGCAATCCTCCCAGCAGCACGTTAGCCCTAAAGACGACGAGGCGGCAAAATTTACTTCAGTGATATTTGCCACGACTGAAGATACCTGGCAAAAGTTATTTCAGCAGATGGGCAAAGAGTGGAAGTCTCCAACGCTGGTGATGTACCGTAATCAGACCTCAACTGCCTGCGGTACCGGGCAGTCGGCGATGGGTCCCTTCTACTGTCCGGCTGACCAGAAGGTGTATATCGATCTCTCTTTCTACGACGAAATGAAAAATAAACTGGGTGCAGACGGTGATTTTGCTCAGGGCTACGTGGTTGCCCACGAAGTCGGCCACCATGTGCAGAAGCTGTTAGGTATCGAACCAAAAGTGCGTCAGATGCAGCAGAATGCTTCACAAAAACAGGCGAACCAATTGTCGGTAAAAATGGAGTTGCAGGCTGACTGCTTTGCTGGCGTCTGGGGGCACTATATGCAGCAGGAACAGGTGCTGGAGCCGGGCGATCTGCAGGAAGCGCTGAACGCCGCTGAAGCCATTGGCGATGACCGCTTGCAACAGCGGAGTCAGGGGCGAGTGGTGCCGGACAGCTTCACCCACGGTACTTCAGAGCAGCGCTACAGCTGGTTTAAACGTGGTTTCGACAGTGGCGACCCGGGTCAGTGTAATACCTTCGGCAGCTGA